One region of Emys orbicularis isolate rEmyOrb1 chromosome 6, rEmyOrb1.hap1, whole genome shotgun sequence genomic DNA includes:
- the DMRTA1 gene encoding doublesex- and mab-3-related transcription factor A1, with amino-acid sequence MEPGSSPLLPQGLATLPPPAPALPVPPGFLRPPSLFLRAAAAAAAAAAAAATGGSSPCCPAAGGPERGACLPRTPKCARCRNHGVVSALKGHKRFCRWRDCACAKCALIAERQRVMAAQVALRRQQAQEESEARGLQHLLQQRPPAARGEAALSLAATGRGAAGRAPARGGASAELQPGRREGQVQKYDSYFRVLEGPVVLSHPPPLISSPESAEASGSYSVKSSALEISEKEETVQCPNLEQQLEGVESSGSLSSSDMESGNESEWSKDFAAPSSSPPAAASRQRDPLGILTKVFPSHKRSKLESILQFCKGDVVQAIEQILNRKENKQNVKDFANPSRSEFSALQRASNFSLTGLDVGAFGNTSAFSPLQTSSTSFGNATNLHGLNPRLGISPLKLAYSTPGRGLPGFMSPYLTPGLVPALSFHPAMDYSFSGVIKDASYFPSKESVTSSGIYSRLNQENQ; translated from the exons ATGGAGCCGGGCAGCTCCCCgctgctgccccaggggctggccaCCCTTCCACCCCCAGCTCCGGCGCTGCCCGTGCCCCCCGGCTTCCTCCGCCCGCCCAGCCTCTTCTTGCGAGCAGCGGCCGCCGCTgctgcagccgccgccgccgccgccactggcggctccagcccctgctgcccggcggcggggggcccgGAGCGCGGCGCCTGCTTGCCGCGGACCCCGAAGTGCGCCCGCTGCCGCAACCACGGCGTGGTGTCCGCGCTCAAGGGCCACAAACGCTTCTGTCGCTGGCGGGACTGTGCCTGCGCCAAATGCGCGCTGATCGCCGAGCGCCAGCGGGTCATGGCCGCGCAGGTGGCGCTGCGCCGGCAGCAGGCGCAGGAGGAGAGCGAGGCCCGGgggctccagcacctcctgcagcagcGCCCGCCCGCCGCCCGTGGGGAGGCGGCGCTGAGCCTGGCGGCCACGGGCCGCGGAGCTGCCGGGCGGGCGCCGGCGCGCGGGGGCGCGAGcgcggagctccagccggggagaaGAG aAGGGCAGGTGCAGAAGTATGACTCATACTTCAGGGTGTTGGAAGGTCCTGTAGTCCTATCACATCCTCCTCCCCTGATATCTTCGCCTGAGTCAGCAGAAGCTAGTGGAAGCTATAGTGTGAAGTCGTCTGCCCTGGAAATCTCAGAAAAGGAAGAGACTGTTCAGTGTCCTAATCTGGAGCAGCAGTTGGAAGGTGTCGAAAGTTCAGGGTCCCTTTCTTCTTCAGACATGGAATCAGGAAATGAAAGTGAATGGTCCAAGGATTTTGCTGCCCCCAGTTCCAGTCCGCCTGCTGCTGCTTCAAGACAAAGAGACCCACTTGGCATTCTCACCAAAGTCTTTCCTAGTCATAAACGAAGCAAGCTGGAGAGTATCCTGCAGTTCTGCAAAGGAGATGTGGTCCAAGCCATAGAACAGATCTTGAATAGGAAAGAGAATAAACAAAATGTCAAAGACTTTGCAAACCCATCTAGATCTGAATTTAGTGCCTTACAGAGAGCCTCTAATTTTAGCCTCACAGGATTAGATGTTGGAGCATTTGGCAATACATCAGCTTTCTCCCCTCTTCAAACCAGTTCTACATCATTTGGAAATGCAACAAATCTTCATGGCCTAAATCCTAGACTGGGGATTAGCCCTCTAAAACTGGCTTATTCCACCCCTGGAAGAGGGCTGCCTGGATTTATGTCACCCTACTTAACACCTGGACTGGTTCCAGCTTTGTCTTTTCACCCAGCAATGGACTACTCCTTTTCAGGAGTGATCAAGGATGCTTCTTACTTTCCGAGTAAAGAGTCAGTCACTAGCAGTGGAATTTACTCAAGGCTAAATCAAGAAAACCAGTAG